In Humulus lupulus chromosome 7, drHumLupu1.1, whole genome shotgun sequence, the following are encoded in one genomic region:
- the LOC133790864 gene encoding uncharacterized protein LOC133790864, whose translation MAHSPDKGVNPRLVLRAILFMFGVCSVGYSIRPLWYLRLREKATAQGSSCPQCQCHCSSNGFFPLPSDIDCAKDDPEMNEEITKGIMTLTLEELELHKSVANETLEHTKVLVLDARRASSHYQKEAEKCNAGVETCEEARERAESQLIEERNLSTLWEERALKLGWKDSRRLFS comes from the exons ATGGCTCATTCACCAGACAAAGGAGTTAACCCTCGTTTGGTTTTGAGGGCTATCTTGTTTATGTTTGGTGTTTGCTCGGTTGGGTACAGCATAAGGCCACTATGGTACTTGCGCTTGAGGGAGAAAGCAACAGCTCAAGGTTCATCGTGCCCACAATGTCAATGTCATTGCTCCTCAAACGGTTTCTTTCCCCTACCTTCAG ACATAGATTGTGCTAAAGATGATCCAGAGATGAATGAGGAAATAACAAAGGGTATAATGACTTTGACCCTGGAAGAGCTAGAGTTGCATAAATCTGTAGCCAACGAAACCTTGGAACACACCAAGGTACTGGTTTTGGATGCTAGAAGAGCTTCTTCACACTACCAGAAAGAAGCAGAAAAGTGCAATGCCGGAGTAGAAACTTGTGAGGAAGCAAGGGAGAGAGCTGAATCACAACTTATAGAAGAGCGCAACCTTTCGACATTGTGGGAGGAACGAGCTCTTAAGCTTGGGTGGAAAGATAGCAGAAGATTATTTTCATGA
- the LOC133790863 gene encoding phosphoglycerate mutase-like protein AT74 yields MSPHQKTILPKRIILMRHGESQGNLDDAAYTTTPDYKIQLTQQGMDQARLAGAHLRNVVSQTSPECPNWRVYFYVSPYERTRSTLREVGRSFSKKRIIGVREECRIREQDFGNFQVEERMKATKQTREKFGRFFYRFPEGESAADVFDRVAGFLESLWRDIDMNRLHLDSSHELNLIIVSHGLASRVFFMKWFKWTVEQFEQLNNFENCEFRVMQLGSGGEYSLAIHHTEQELLEWGLSPDMVGDQKWRATANRGDWNEKCSWYLDGFFNSLADTDDSADDEEIDNADQNSSKPN; encoded by the exons ATGTCGCCACACCAGAAGACCATTCTGCCGAAGCGGATAATCTTGATGCGCCATGGAGAATCTCAAGGCAACCTTGACGATGCTGCATACACCACCACCCCAGATTACAAAATCCAGCTGACCCAACAAGGAATGGATCAGGCCCGACTCGCTGGAGCCCACCTCAGGAATGTTGTGTCCCAGACCAGCCCCGAGTGCCCCAACTGGCGCGTCTACTTTTACGTCTCCCCTTATGAGCGCACCCGCTCCACGCTCCGGGAGGTGGGCCGGTCGTTCTCGAAGAAACGCATCATAGGTGTCCGTGAAGAGTGTCGGATAAGGGAACAGGACTTCGGCAACTTTCAGGTGGAGGAGCGAATGAAGGCCACTAAGCAGACTAGGGAGAAGTTCGGTAGATTCTTTTATCGATTTCCCGAAGGTGAATCTGCTGCTGACGTCTTCGACCGCGTTGCgg GTTTTCTTGAATCTTTATGGAGGGACATAGACATGAATAGGCTTCACCTTGACTCTTCACATGAGCTGAACCTTATAATCGTCTCCCATGGCTTAGCATCACGAGTCTTCTTCATGAAGTGGTTCAAATGGACAGTGGAGCAATTTGAGCAACTGAACAATTTTGAAAATTGTGAGTTCCGAGTAATGCAGTTGGGAAGTGGTGGAGAATACAGCCTAGCTATCCACCATACAGAGCAAGAACTACTGGAATGGGGTCTCTCCCCTGATATGGTAGGTGACCAAAAATGGCGAGCTACTGCCAACAGAGGTGATTGGAATGAAAAGTGTTCTTGGTACCTTGATGGTTTCTTCAATAGTCTAGCTGACACGGATGACAGTGCAGACGATGAAGAAATTGACAATGCTGATCAGAACAGTTCAAAACCCAATTGA